In Janthinobacterium sp. J1-1, a single genomic region encodes these proteins:
- a CDS encoding aldose epimerase family protein, which produces MHTDAAVLSVTSAPFGNLPDGSPVTAHTLANRHGMQVKVLDFGAIISEVHVPDRNGVLADVVLGFDHIEPYLANSAFLGAVIGRFGNRIAKGQFSLDGKSYQLAINNAPNHLHGGEQGFHQVLWQAAPFKTDDAVGISFTRSSPDGEDGYPGKLDVTLVYELNNDNALSLRYHAVTDQATPVNLTNHSYFNLAGQGDMLAHEIVIHADRYTPVDAGSIPTGELADVAGTPFDLRTPTAIGAGIAFDHPQIGIGRGYDHNFVLNKQAGQALNLAALVREPQSGRVMQVYTEEPGVQFYSGNFLDGSQPGKGRAHGQRSAFCLETQHFPDSPNHPHFPSCILRPGQEYRSATVYRFSAE; this is translated from the coding sequence ATGCACACTGACGCTGCTGTTCTTTCCGTGACCTCCGCGCCTTTCGGCAACCTGCCCGATGGCTCTCCCGTGACCGCCCATACGCTCGCCAACCGCCACGGCATGCAAGTCAAGGTGCTGGACTTCGGCGCCATCATCAGCGAAGTCCATGTGCCGGATCGCAACGGCGTGCTGGCCGATGTGGTGCTGGGTTTTGACCATATCGAACCGTATCTGGCCAACTCGGCCTTCCTGGGGGCGGTAATCGGGCGCTTTGGCAACCGGATTGCCAAGGGGCAGTTCAGCCTCGATGGCAAGAGTTATCAGCTGGCGATCAACAATGCGCCGAATCATTTGCATGGCGGCGAACAAGGTTTTCACCAGGTGTTGTGGCAGGCGGCGCCGTTTAAAACGGACGATGCGGTGGGCATTAGCTTTACGCGCAGCAGCCCCGATGGCGAAGATGGTTATCCGGGCAAGCTCGATGTCACGCTGGTGTATGAGCTGAACAATGACAATGCCTTGAGCCTGCGCTATCACGCCGTGACCGACCAGGCCACGCCCGTCAATCTCACCAACCACAGCTATTTCAACCTGGCGGGGCAGGGCGATATGCTGGCGCACGAGATCGTCATCCATGCGGACCGCTACACGCCGGTGGACGCCGGTTCGATACCCACCGGCGAACTGGCCGATGTGGCCGGCACGCCGTTCGACCTGCGCACGCCGACCGCGATCGGCGCCGGGATTGCCTTTGATCACCCACAGATCGGCATCGGGCGCGGCTATGACCACAACTTCGTGCTCAATAAACAGGCAGGGCAGGCATTGAACCTGGCGGCACTTGTCCGCGAGCCGCAGTCGGGGCGCGTGATGCAGGTGTATACAGAAGAGCCGGGTGTGCAGTTTTACTCGGGAAACTTCCTCGACGGCAGCCAGCCGGGCAAGGGCCGCGCCCACGGCCAGCGCAGCGCTTTTTGCCTGGAAACCCAGCATTTTCCCGATAGCCCCAACCACCCGCACTTCCCCAGCTGCATCCTGCGGCCGGGCCAGGAATACCGCTCCGCCACGGTCTACCGCTTTTCAGCGGAGTAA